From Sphingopyxis sp. USTB-05, the proteins below share one genomic window:
- a CDS encoding carboxylesterase/lipase family protein: MIARRQLMAGAGAAMLLPPAAWAKGGGDPVAMTRYGRVRGLREAGVLAFRGVRYGADTAPRRFERALAPTPWRGIADATVYGAAAPQTKASERISEDCLFLNIWTPALDGARRPVMVYLHGGAHAHGSGSDPLYDGSNLVRRGDVVVVTLNHRLAALGYAYLARLGGPAESGNVGNLDIIFALQWIRDNIAGFGGDPGRVMIFGQSGGGAKVVTLMAMEEARPLFHSAATMSGQHVTAAGPNHATERAKAWMAKAGAASFDDLRTLPVERLIEAMGMADPLEGKGEISFTSTLDHHVLKRHPFYPGAPREAASIPLIVGNTHDETGLWIAETLKRGDTDWDNLPTRLEREIVKDVDPVWLAERYRALYPDRTPGQILLAASTAARSWPGHLIQAEERARIGAPTWMYQLDFPSPEAGGVLGAFHTLDIGLVFDNVQLAEARTGNSPQARTLAGQMADAFVRLARSGDPNGGSLPLWPHYDLDARATMIFDREVRVENDPRRAERELLSVAPYIKPGG; the protein is encoded by the coding sequence GTGATCGCCCGCCGCCAACTGATGGCGGGTGCGGGGGCGGCGATGCTGCTGCCGCCGGCAGCGTGGGCCAAGGGAGGCGGCGACCCGGTTGCGATGACGCGCTACGGCCGCGTGCGGGGCCTTCGCGAGGCGGGTGTGCTGGCGTTTCGCGGTGTCCGCTACGGCGCCGACACCGCGCCGCGCCGTTTCGAACGCGCACTCGCACCGACGCCTTGGCGGGGCATTGCCGACGCGACGGTCTATGGTGCGGCGGCGCCGCAGACCAAGGCCAGCGAGCGCATCAGCGAGGACTGCCTGTTCCTCAACATATGGACTCCGGCGCTCGACGGCGCACGGCGGCCGGTGATGGTTTATCTGCACGGCGGAGCGCACGCACATGGGTCGGGGTCGGATCCGCTCTATGACGGCAGCAATCTCGTCCGGCGCGGCGATGTCGTCGTGGTGACGCTCAACCACCGGCTCGCGGCGTTGGGCTACGCCTATCTGGCCCGGCTCGGCGGGCCGGCGGAGTCGGGCAATGTCGGCAATCTCGACATCATTTTCGCGCTGCAATGGATCCGCGACAATATCGCCGGCTTCGGCGGCGACCCGGGCCGCGTGATGATCTTTGGCCAGTCGGGCGGCGGCGCGAAAGTCGTGACGCTGATGGCGATGGAAGAGGCGCGACCACTGTTCCACAGCGCCGCGACCATGAGCGGTCAGCATGTGACCGCGGCCGGTCCCAATCACGCGACCGAGCGTGCGAAGGCGTGGATGGCAAAGGCCGGTGCGGCGTCGTTCGACGATTTGCGTACCTTGCCCGTCGAACGCCTGATCGAGGCGATGGGGATGGCCGATCCGCTTGAGGGGAAGGGCGAAATAAGCTTCACCTCAACGCTCGACCATCATGTCCTGAAGCGCCATCCCTTTTACCCCGGCGCTCCGCGTGAGGCGGCTTCGATCCCCCTTATCGTGGGCAATACCCATGACGAGACGGGGTTGTGGATCGCCGAAACGCTCAAGCGCGGCGACACCGACTGGGACAATCTGCCGACCCGGCTGGAGCGCGAGATCGTCAAGGATGTCGACCCGGTGTGGCTCGCCGAACGATATCGTGCGCTCTATCCCGATCGGACGCCGGGGCAGATATTGCTCGCGGCATCGACGGCGGCGCGGTCGTGGCCGGGGCATCTGATCCAGGCCGAGGAACGCGCGCGAATTGGCGCGCCGACGTGGATGTATCAGCTCGATTTTCCGTCGCCCGAGGCGGGCGGCGTGCTTGGCGCATTCCACACGCTCGACATCGGGCTGGTGTTCGACAATGTGCAGCTTGCCGAGGCGCGCACCGGGAACAGCCCGCAGGCGCGGACGCTGGCTGGCCAGATGGCCGATGCCTTCGTTCGGCTTGCGCGGAGCGGCGATCCCAATGGCGGCTCGCTGCCCCTCTGGCCGCATTATGACCTGGACGCGCGGGCGACGATGATCTTCGACCGCGAGGTTCGGGTCGAGAATGACCCGCGCCGCGCCGAGCGCGAATTGCTGTCGGTCGCGCCCTATATCAAGCCGGGCGGCTGA
- a CDS encoding LysR substrate-binding domain-containing protein, giving the protein MFELSQLRCFVAAAEELHFGRAAQRLNMTQSPLSRQIQLLERILDVTLLERTSRNVSLTPAGRVFLIEARRIVRLAESASLSARRVAKGDAGKVGIGFTAVSGYTLVPRIVTQARATLPNIELELREMVTSDQTDALLTGLIDIGFVRPPVERGEFNSILALSEPLVVALPLGDPRQAQSVLEPADLDDKPLIMYSRQGAGYFHDLLARIFDEAGVSPHYVQHVTQIHSMLGLVRAGLAAAVVPRSSMGLHPDDVQFRELTTTPEQPVELYMAWRRDNANPATEPMRRLCMEVMAA; this is encoded by the coding sequence ATGTTCGAACTCAGCCAACTTCGCTGCTTCGTCGCCGCTGCCGAGGAACTCCACTTCGGCCGCGCGGCACAGCGGCTCAATATGACCCAGTCGCCACTCAGCCGGCAGATCCAGCTGCTTGAGCGAATCCTCGACGTGACATTGCTCGAGAGAACCAGCCGCAATGTCTCGTTGACGCCTGCGGGGCGCGTGTTTCTGATCGAGGCGCGGCGGATCGTGCGCCTGGCAGAAAGTGCCTCGCTGTCGGCGCGCCGCGTCGCGAAGGGCGATGCTGGCAAGGTCGGTATCGGTTTCACCGCCGTGTCGGGCTATACGCTGGTTCCGCGTATCGTGACGCAGGCGCGCGCCACTCTGCCCAATATCGAACTCGAACTGCGCGAGATGGTGACCAGCGACCAGACCGATGCGCTGCTGACCGGCCTTATCGACATCGGTTTCGTCCGCCCGCCCGTTGAACGCGGCGAGTTCAACTCGATCCTCGCGCTCAGCGAACCGCTCGTCGTCGCGCTGCCGCTCGGCGATCCGCGGCAGGCGCAATCGGTGCTCGAACCTGCCGACCTCGATGACAAGCCGCTGATCATGTATTCGCGGCAGGGCGCAGGCTATTTTCATGACCTGCTGGCGCGTATCTTCGACGAGGCAGGCGTGTCGCCGCACTATGTCCAGCATGTGACGCAAATCCATTCGATGCTGGGGCTGGTACGCGCGGGGCTGGCCGCTGCGGTGGTCCCGCGCTCTTCGATGGGGCTGCATCCCGACGACGTGCAGTTCCGCGAGCTGACCACAACGCCTGAGCAGCCGGTCGAACTTTACATGGCTTGGCGCCGCGACAACGCCAATCCGGCGACCGAACCGATGCGACGCCTGTGCATGGAGGTCATGGCCGCGTGA
- the kdgD gene encoding 5-dehydro-4-deoxyglucarate dehydratase: MDPVAMGRKLGEGLLSFPVTHFDANGAFDEAPYREHCAWMLDHELAGLFAAGGTGEFFSLTPTEVVDVVRAAVAEGKGKVPVISGCGYGTAIAVEIARGAEKAGADGLLLLPPYLVGSKQEGLAAHIEAVCKATGLGVIVYNRDNAILDDETLAGLCDRNPNLVGFKDGVGDIELMTRVYARMGDRLTYIGGLPTAETFATPYLTMGVTTYSSAIFNFMPEWALDFYKSVRAGDQTEVMNQLRQFVLPYIALRNRGRGYAVSIVKAGCRVVGRDAGPVRSPLTDLSAAEEQELRALIERASPKALSAAA, from the coding sequence ATGGATCCGGTGGCAATGGGGCGGAAGTTGGGCGAGGGTTTGCTTTCCTTTCCCGTGACGCATTTCGATGCAAACGGTGCATTTGACGAAGCTCCCTATCGCGAACATTGCGCCTGGATGCTGGATCATGAACTTGCTGGCCTGTTTGCGGCGGGCGGTACCGGCGAGTTTTTCTCGCTGACGCCGACCGAGGTCGTGGACGTCGTTCGTGCCGCCGTTGCCGAAGGGAAGGGCAAGGTGCCCGTCATTTCAGGCTGCGGCTATGGTACGGCTATCGCGGTCGAGATCGCACGCGGCGCTGAAAAGGCGGGGGCCGATGGTCTGCTGCTGCTGCCACCCTATCTGGTCGGATCGAAGCAGGAAGGGCTCGCGGCCCACATCGAGGCGGTGTGCAAGGCCACCGGGCTGGGCGTCATCGTTTATAACCGCGACAATGCGATCCTCGACGATGAGACGCTGGCGGGCCTTTGCGATCGCAACCCCAACCTGGTCGGTTTCAAGGATGGCGTCGGCGATATCGAACTGATGACACGCGTCTATGCCCGCATGGGAGACCGCCTGACCTACATTGGCGGACTTCCGACCGCCGAGACCTTTGCGACGCCCTACCTCACCATGGGCGTGACCACATATTCGTCGGCGATCTTCAATTTCATGCCCGAATGGGCGCTCGACTTTTACAAGTCGGTGCGCGCGGGCGATCAGACCGAGGTCATGAATCAGCTTCGGCAGTTCGTGCTGCCCTATATCGCGCTTCGTAACCGTGGCCGCGGCTATGCCGTGTCGATCGTCAAAGCGGGCTGCCGCGTCGTCGGACGCGATGCCGGGCCGGTGCGCTCGCCACTTACCGACCTCAGCGCCGCCGAAGAGCAGGAGCTGCGCGCGCTGATCGAGCGCGCTTCGCCAAAGGCTCTTTCAGCGGCGGCTTGA
- a CDS encoding MFS transporter — MIQDAEKPTRTRYWIIALIFVITTINYADRATFSIAGEEASRELALSPIQTGYILSAFAWAYALAQIPGGALLDKFGTKRVYASAILIWSLFTAAQGFVGFIPGLAAVTTLFLLRFLVGLAEAPSFPGNARLVAAWFPGAERGTASAIFNSAQYFSLVAFAPLMGWLVHEHGWRSVFWTMGALGILAALLFVSQIHGPEQHPRVNKAELDHIREGGGQVSMEDRSKTAPAFSWPNFRLLLSNRMMLGIYLGQYCINVLTYFFVTWFPIYLVKERGLNIMEAGFAAALPAACGFIGGLAGGVISDRILKTSGNLDKARKTPLVIGMLLATAILACVWAEQEWLVITLMAIAFFGKGVASLGWAVMADVAPKQLAGLSGGVFNMFGNIAGIVTPIVVGYIVAATGSFDLALAFVAIHCLLTIVAYVWIVGPIRRLELTV; from the coding sequence ATGATCCAGGACGCCGAAAAGCCGACGAGAACGCGCTATTGGATCATTGCGCTGATCTTTGTCATCACGACGATCAACTATGCCGATCGCGCAACATTTTCGATCGCGGGCGAAGAGGCTTCGCGCGAACTCGCGCTGAGCCCGATCCAGACCGGCTATATTCTCTCGGCATTCGCATGGGCTTATGCGCTGGCGCAAATTCCGGGCGGCGCACTGCTCGACAAGTTCGGTACGAAGCGCGTTTACGCCTCGGCCATCCTCATCTGGTCGCTATTCACCGCGGCACAGGGGTTCGTCGGCTTTATCCCCGGCCTCGCCGCCGTCACCACGCTCTTCCTGCTGCGCTTCCTCGTCGGCCTTGCCGAAGCACCGTCCTTCCCCGGCAATGCGCGGCTGGTCGCCGCATGGTTCCCCGGCGCCGAACGCGGCACCGCTTCGGCGATCTTCAACAGCGCCCAATATTTCTCGCTCGTCGCCTTTGCGCCGCTGATGGGGTGGCTCGTCCACGAACATGGATGGCGCTCGGTATTCTGGACGATGGGTGCGCTCGGCATTCTGGCGGCGCTGCTTTTCGTCAGCCAGATTCATGGCCCCGAACAGCATCCGCGCGTCAACAAGGCCGAACTCGATCATATCCGCGAGGGCGGCGGACAGGTTTCGATGGAAGATCGCAGCAAGACGGCACCGGCCTTCTCATGGCCCAATTTCCGGCTGCTGCTATCGAACCGGATGATGCTGGGAATCTATCTCGGCCAATATTGCATCAATGTGCTGACCTATTTCTTCGTCACCTGGTTCCCGATCTATCTGGTCAAGGAGCGCGGCCTCAACATTATGGAGGCAGGGTTCGCCGCGGCGTTGCCGGCGGCATGCGGCTTCATCGGCGGGCTCGCAGGCGGGGTAATTTCAGACCGCATCCTCAAGACCAGCGGGAACCTCGACAAGGCGCGCAAGACGCCGCTCGTCATCGGGATGCTGCTCGCCACCGCAATTCTCGCCTGCGTCTGGGCCGAGCAGGAATGGCTGGTCATCACGTTGATGGCGATAGCGTTCTTCGGCAAAGGTGTGGCCTCGCTCGGCTGGGCGGTGATGGCCGATGTCGCGCCCAAACAGCTCGCCGGTCTGTCGGGAGGCGTGTTCAACATGTTCGGTAACATTGCCGGGATCGTGACGCCAATCGTGGTCGGCTATATCGTCGCGGCGACCGGCTCATTCGACCTCGCGCTCGCCTTCGTCGCGATCCACTGCCTGCTGACGATCGTCGCCTATGTCTGGATCGTCGGTCCGATCCGCCGCCTGGAACTGACCGTATGA